The following coding sequences lie in one Deltaproteobacteria bacterium genomic window:
- a CDS encoding ABC transporter ATP-binding protein has translation MIHLHNINKSYHLGSGDNASTMHVLKDVSMSVETGEMVSIMGSSGSGKSTLLNILGLLDAFDSGEYTLAGENMSNLSQTHAAGLRNRHIGFVFQSFNLLPFKTALENVALPLYYQGIPRKKRLQIAKDNLEQVGLGPWEAHRPTQLSGGQQQRVAIARALAAKPNVLLADEPTGALDTETSYQVMDLLTGLNRDGLTIVVVTHESDIAAMTQRTVRLKDGKVVPDTATAPREPMPTAAS, from the coding sequence ATGATTCACCTCCACAACATCAATAAGTCCTATCACCTCGGTAGCGGCGACAATGCCTCGACCATGCACGTGCTCAAAGATGTCTCCATGAGTGTTGAAACCGGAGAGATGGTCTCCATCATGGGCTCCTCAGGCTCTGGTAAATCAACGCTTCTCAATATCTTGGGTTTATTGGACGCTTTTGATTCAGGTGAATACACGCTGGCCGGCGAAAACATGAGCAACCTCTCGCAAACCCACGCCGCGGGACTTCGTAACCGTCATATCGGATTTGTTTTTCAGTCCTTCAATCTCCTGCCTTTTAAAACGGCGTTGGAAAATGTAGCCCTCCCGCTTTATTACCAAGGCATTCCCCGCAAGAAGCGCCTCCAAATTGCCAAGGACAACCTCGAACAAGTGGGGCTAGGACCTTGGGAAGCGCATCGCCCGACTCAACTTTCCGGCGGGCAACAGCAACGCGTCGCCATTGCCAGAGCTCTGGCGGCCAAACCCAACGTCCTGCTCGCAGATGAGCCCACCGGCGCCTTGGATACCGAAACATCCTACCAAGTGATGGATCTACTCACCGGGCTCAACCGCGACGGCCTGACCATTGTGGTGGTCACTCACGAATCCGATATCGCAGCCATGACCCAGCGCACCGTGCGGCTCAAAGATGGTAAAGTCGTCCCAGACACAGCAACAGCGCCGCGTGAACCTATGCCAACGGCGGCCTCGTGA